Proteins from a genomic interval of Acidobacteriota bacterium:
- a CDS encoding O-antigen ligase family protein gives MVSSLPPSPVESPSPSLWANRFEATSRWALFLCALTAPHSIAASQTSFVLAVLFWLAQCATSRRWGLIPTPADWPLLLFFGFCLLSSAFSYEPRLSLRGMKSVALLGAIYLVSSRVQNLRWVVILALTLLLSCQVNTLFTLGQRAAGVGVRVTTLSKRSPLLRAGLQPGDVILKADGQSIRSLETLSQLADAGLTDSFIKLHFRRGEQPLDTQIRRGAITKTSEKKLAKLRIKEADAKRLPQGVERLGAEGSLARDFRASGFYNHYATYAEVLQILASLGIGLWLSFWKRDQLQVAPTDLWLFKQLTPKQLHLLISVAVLLTLGALFCTNTRASLASLGLSIGVMLIALWKTGKIQTRTGVALLGLALIVSCAGVALAYKQRSMALTDTSEGSLYWRLVVWQEGVHLVEQHPFLGIGKDSDKVHGREWGLWGKGQLPPGHFHSSYLQIAVWWGLPALIAYGWMVWLFWLALWKPVTEPLSINHNSLEQVCSYGVLLGVLGGLTGFAASSIVHFNLGDGEVTLILWFVLGLAVAAQRLFSPSIHIPTKV, from the coding sequence ATGGTTTCATCCCTCCCTCCATCACCGGTTGAATCGCCATCTCCCTCACTCTGGGCCAACCGGTTTGAAGCCACCTCCCGGTGGGCGTTGTTCCTGTGCGCATTGACGGCTCCCCATTCAATTGCAGCCTCGCAAACCAGCTTTGTCCTCGCTGTGTTGTTCTGGCTGGCACAATGCGCAACCAGTCGGCGATGGGGATTGATTCCAACGCCGGCGGATTGGCCGCTCCTGCTCTTTTTTGGGTTCTGTCTGTTATCTTCGGCTTTTTCATATGAGCCTCGCCTCAGTCTAAGAGGCATGAAAAGCGTGGCCTTGCTCGGCGCAATTTATCTGGTTTCGAGCCGCGTTCAAAATCTGCGCTGGGTGGTCATTTTGGCGTTGACGCTGCTTCTTTCGTGTCAGGTCAACACGCTGTTTACTCTTGGACAGCGGGCGGCTGGAGTTGGAGTACGGGTGACAACTCTTTCCAAACGCAGCCCGCTGCTGCGTGCCGGACTCCAACCCGGAGACGTTATCCTGAAAGCCGATGGCCAGTCCATTCGCAGCCTTGAAACACTCTCCCAACTTGCCGATGCCGGCCTCACTGATTCATTCATCAAACTTCACTTTCGACGGGGCGAACAACCTCTTGACACCCAGATTCGCCGGGGCGCCATCACCAAAACCAGTGAAAAAAAGCTGGCCAAGCTGCGAATCAAAGAAGCTGACGCCAAAAGACTCCCTCAAGGCGTCGAGCGACTTGGAGCGGAAGGTTCGCTGGCGCGTGATTTTCGCGCCAGCGGATTTTATAACCACTACGCCACCTATGCTGAAGTACTGCAAATCCTGGCTTCGCTTGGGATCGGCCTCTGGTTGAGCTTCTGGAAACGCGATCAACTCCAGGTGGCACCAACCGATCTTTGGCTCTTCAAACAACTGACACCAAAGCAGTTGCACCTGCTCATCAGTGTCGCGGTGCTCCTTACCCTTGGAGCGTTGTTTTGTACCAATACCCGCGCATCGCTGGCCAGTCTGGGGCTTTCAATCGGCGTTATGCTGATCGCACTTTGGAAGACCGGAAAAATTCAAACTCGAACGGGTGTCGCTTTGTTGGGACTGGCGTTGATTGTCAGTTGTGCGGGCGTCGCCCTGGCGTACAAACAACGCAGCATGGCCCTGACTGATACCAGCGAAGGCAGTTTGTACTGGCGGCTGGTGGTCTGGCAGGAAGGCGTTCACCTCGTCGAACAACACCCGTTTCTGGGCATCGGCAAAGACAGCGACAAGGTTCATGGCCGCGAATGGGGGCTCTGGGGTAAGGGCCAGCTTCCGCCCGGTCATTTTCATAGCTCGTACCTGCAAATTGCAGTGTGGTGGGGGCTTCCGGCGCTGATTGCCTATGGATGGATGGTTTGGTTATTTTGGCTGGCCCTTTGGAAACCCGTTACGGAGCCGCTTTCAATCAATCACAATTCGCTGGAGCAAGTCTGCAGTTACGGCGTTCTCCTCGGAGTCCTGGGTGGGCTGACTGGATTTGCCGCCAGTTCAATCGTCCACTTTAATCTGGGCGATGGCGAAGTAACGCTCATCCTCTGGTTTGTGCTTGGTTTGGCGGTCGCTGCCCAGCGATTGTTTTCCCCTTCAATTCATATTCCCACAAAAGTTTAA